The DNA region CACATTGTGATCCCGGTGATCCCAGTTATCAATCACTGGGATACACACGTGCTGCTGGAATCTTCGGCGGAAGCACAAACACAGATTTGCGAGCACAAAATTCCGATATGAAGGCGAAGCTCTTTGCACATAAACGGGCCCTGGAAATCTTATCGTGAGACTAATTTTATTGTGAGACTATTGACACTGAAAATCTTGAACCGGTTAGCTAAAAGCATAATTTGTTTTGGCAACTGCATTCTTCAAAGTGCAGGGAAGCTGAGCATTGAGTATAAACTATGTGATGCACAGACGCAATTGTGTGCATGAATATCATTGCCAGAGGCAGAGAGTTGAGTTTTGGGTAAGCTAAACACTCACAAAGTATATTGTAATTCCGACAAAGCAAAGAAAcggaaaaaagaaatcaaagcaaacCAAAGAAACAATAACAATTTCAATCAGACTTCTATAAGATAATCTCACTGAAAATTCAATCAGCAAGAATATTCTCTTGCAAACATCTCGATCTTCAAACTCGTGCATATTACTGGTCAAGATATTATCCACATGATTCCACGTCTCCTGTGAACAACAAAAGATACttgataatttttttgtcaAGCACAAAAGCTACATGATCAATTACTACAGCAAGAACAATTTTATGAGTACAAGCAAAACATGGCAAAACATGTTGCAGTTACTCAAATCTGCCtctcacaaaataataaattgcatTACACAGATTGGTTTTCATTTAGGCTTCTCAAAGCATCCAGCCAATTATCGTTATCGCACATGTAATCAGCAATAAAATACTTGAATAAACCCAGAACAGTTGCAAAATTAAATCCAGAAATCTCCTAAGGCAAGTAATATTACATTTGCTGCCCCTACTCCATACTCATAATTAGAAATGAGTATGGCTGCATCATAATTAGAAATGAGAATAGCACTTTACTCTTATTGTACAATCTCATGACAGGAAAGCACATTTTCAACGCATATAACTGGACAAGCACCAAAATTAATGTAGAGATGTCAAGAGTGTATAGATTAAAGTAGGAAAGACCACAAATGCCTGTGCATACTTAAAAGTAGGGTTGGGGAATCTGTAAAACCTTGCACTTAAATAAATGCTATATTCCACTATTCCCTACAAAATGATGAAGGGTGCAATTTGAGTCGGTTAACTAAAAATATCAATGGAATCATATACTTGCCAAATATTGGCAGAAGAAAATCTTTTCGGATGCCACCAACAAAGCATATGGACCTCAAAGACACTAATCCCATAACTGTTCATTATTCAACATGTTAATGATATACTgcacctttttatttattgatggcaAGGTATCCTAGAgaccatgcaaatgcaacatGTCTTTAACCCAATCAAACCCCGGACTCATGTAACGCATCCTCATCACACGAATCAGGTAAATCATCAGCTATTCACCAATAAGATATGACCCCTATAACTTGTTAGCACCCAAgggtttgaaccttagacctagagggAGCACACCACCAAGACAAGGCCCATACTtgttgagccaacccctagggaggttttttattttcaaacctTACATGCCCGAAAAAGGGGTAGTAAAATAATTGATAGCCTAATAATTTCAGAAATGAGGTATTCCATTCTCGTGACCTCCAAGGAGCCCAAAGATGTAACCACaatattcctccgccataagtgaagattcattaataaaattacagGGTACCGTCCTCTTTGCtaaaaaaaagatattcaaTTGCACCTTAATCTGGTTCTCAACATCACAATAATTAGCAGAAGTGCAAACATAAAATCAAAACTAACTATCTGAGGAGAATTTACTGCAAACACACAGTTACTTACCAAGAATAAAAAGCAGACTTGCTATCTTCTGGAAGAAAATACGGCACCAGTCATCCTGTGACGGTAAGACAGAAGaattagtttgaaaaacttAAGTATAAACCAAGAAATTAAACTAAAGCAGCAGCCAGTTAAAAGGCTTTTAGCCATACCTGCCCTGCTGTTTTCCAACAAAATTCAGGTTAGCTCTCCCATTAGCTGGACCCGCTCTCTGGGTACCATTCAAACTTGATCTATTACTAACATTTGCTCCATTCCCAACTGTCACAAATGTAGACTGTACAGCCCTATTTTCAGGGCCATTCATTTCCTGAGGATCTTTAGGTTTGCTCAAAATTTGCATATTCAACAGACCTCTAGAAagaccaaaaccaacaccatttGATTGTTGATTCTGCGTCAAAGTGAGCTGTGATGGTTCATCAGTTGAATTTGGAGAGATGCTTGCATACTCCTTGAAAGCTGTCTTgtcagtttttaaatttttgtactCCATGGATGGAACTTTTCTCAGTCGGTGAGGTTGTGCCACTGGAGTGACAGCCATTGAAGGCAAAATTGAGGAGTAAGGAGACGATGCTGCAGCTGCTGCAGCAACCTTGGCAACAGCTGCTTCAGCTGCTATCATTTCTTGTGCTCCTTCTCGAAGCTGAATGTAGTCGCCTTCAATCATAAATAGCTGATATTGCATTTCAAGGTTCTCAGATCACATTACACACCTATATATCAATTAAAAGAAGATGATATATACATGTATTTGTGCATTCTGAAATTCCAATAAACTTACCTCAGGGTGACCAAACACAAAGTCATCAAGCTTTCCATATTTTTTCTTGTAATCATGCCAGTGTAAAGGTGCAAGCATCTTGCCCAACCTATTTGGTAGCTGTAAACAAGACAAACGCCAAATTTCTTCAACTCAACcaattttaacaaacaaaaaaatagcaCACTTGCTATAATGGCCAAATATTTTATGGGTAACCGCACTAACCGTCGAACTGATTCGAACTTGACCACCAGCAGGAATTGTACGAACTATGCAAGCCAACAGTGATCTTTCATCAAGAAGAGCAGGCTCGGAAGCCTTTCCAGCTGTCAGTATATTTGACTGCCCAGTTGAGACAAATGATTCGGGTAAAGCTGCACTGGCACTGTTTACTGTGGTTTCACTGAGATTAACAGAATGGATTGAATTATCAGATACTGATGGGTTGGTGACAGAACTTGGTCCTTCTGCTGTTGATTGGCCTTCTAGTCCATGATTAGTCGAAGTCAGTAAATTCTGCTCCTGTGCAGTTCAAGTGCAAGAGAAGCTTAATCACTGCCCTACTTACCTGCTGCTCTAAAGAGTAACCAGGCTGACTGCATAATTATGTAAGTGCTGGGACTAAATTACAACAAACCTTGTTTTCACTGTTTTGGTCTAGAGAATCCAATCTTACAGCATCATGGGAttgggaagaaatttgatgCAGGCTCTGCTCAGGTTTGGGAGCAGCAACATAACCTCCATCACTGGACTCAAGAGCCTGAAAAAAGAGCTTTGGTGAGTCCATTCAGTACTGAATACAAAACTAAATGATTATCAGAAAGGAAACAACTTCATTCACAAGACCTGTGCTTCCCCAGAAGATGACAAGACTTCAGAATCAGGATTTGGCCCATGGCCGATATGAACATCCAGATAGTCTTGACGAAGAGCTTGTCCATTAACAGGCATTTCATAGGAGTAGTTTGCATCTGATCTCACCATACTCTGGTCAGTTTGGGATGGTGGAAGTTCATTATGTGTAGCTATCTGCAAACCCTCTGATACAGCCtgaaaaaaaacacaaacaagtTCATATGACATTGACAGGAACTGTTGGTTCATAGAACATTGACACCCAACAATAACAGACgtaatgtttttatttgtcAGGACCTGTTGGTTCTGCCATTGTTGCAGGGAACCCATTGCTGGTATTGAGTGGAACTGTCCAACATGAGATGAAGGAACATGCAATGGCAAAGAATGGGGAACCCCCTGTTGATGCATGACATATGACGGATGCAAAGCAGTCACTTGTCCAGGTTGAAGGTAGGTCGGCATTCCAAGCAGACTTGGAGGTGCAAGTGGAACACTGGAAATGTACTCCGCCTAAAAATGAACACGAGAATATCAAATGCTATGTACACATATTTGAAATTGCTCGTTTCACttcttatctaataataaaatatcattccaAAATGGAGATCCCACAATAGTTTTCCAATGACcaatactaaaaaaatagaTGCACTTGCCCGCATGAGTTCACCAGATTTGCATAAAGTCCGCCAAAATCAACACGGGTTACACAATTAATATAAGGCCGTGCCACTTTGGAAGTCAACTGTTGATGCCAACTGATGACTGGAACACATTGATGATATTAATTGTTTCCAACCATTTCTAAGAAAAAGTTACTTTCCATTCTTCCAAGTAGAGAGCCTCGGATTTGACACATTATTAATAATTGTCAAAATAATTCATCCCAGATCCAGTATAAGaacaaaaaatcacaaaaccgGTGAAGGAGCTTCTTGTGTAAACAATAACATGTTTTAAATCCTCAATCCACTTAACGATAGCGAAGTGCAAATCTTGGACCACTTAACCAGGTGAGGCTTAGACTCGTCACCAATTTCTCCCCACAAGGCCCTTGAAGTTTCTGTAAATGTTGGGTTGCTCCCACAGGCATAGAGAATAAAGGCAAGTAATATGAAGGCAGGCTGGAAAGAGTACCCTTAGGCTACGTTTGGGTAATGAGGTGATCTGAGATGATCTTTGAATAGAAGTGAAAAAGTggtgaaaaagtaatgataaaataatgaatagtcaGATTGCTCCACTACCAAAACACAGCCTTAATCTGTGCAACACTCACTTTGGACAAATAAAGCGGTTCCATCCTGCAAGATGTCATTCCACTTTTCAATAACATTATCCCGAATGGGTTTTGCCTTAAAAGATGCCcctaatggaaggcccaaacttCATAAGTGATGAGACCCACAGCCAAGAATATGTGCCAACCCGCCAATGTTATCCACTACCCCAACCAGTGTTCAAATTGATTTCCAATCTTGAAACAAcctcaaaacataaaaaacctcaaaatataaaaataagctTCTCAAACCATGGATATGCTCCTGGCTGGACTTGCAAAACACAAATGTATCATCAACGAACAAGAGATCAAACAAAGCAAACTCTTCATTATTTCTAGTCCCCACAGAAGAACCTGATTAAAGACATCTGTTTTCAGAAGCTAACAATATTCTACTCAATGCCTCTACTACAAAAAGTAACCTACATCAAGGATCCCATGTCACAATTCCTTACAGTTTCTAAGAATTCTGCGCAGGTACCATTTATCAACACTAGAAATTGCACCAAAGAAACATATTAAGCTATCCGCCCACAGCGTCTCTCCCAAAAGTGACATCTCCTTAATAAATACAACAAAACTATTGGGCCTACAACAACAGGGGTGGAGGTCCTATAGCTTTTTCTCCCAAAAGCTATAGGCCCAGGgccaccaaaaaaaaatattctagaaGTTTTgctcaaatttcaaaatttgatctCGAGcgtgaaaaaatgaattttttctaaaaatatagaaattttgCCGCCAAAAAACTCATCATGTTTTAGATTCTGTTAAATGGAGATATTATATTGTAATAGTTTTAGTCGACCCCCTCCCTcccccataaaaaaaaaaaaaattaaaaataaataaataaacacaaacCTAGCTTCATGCGAGAGTAATACAATAAAAGCATTCAAGTAGACatagattataaaataaaaaaaatgtcaaagaTGGATAATTGTGCTAAATCAAACGGGATACAAAAGATTATTGCTTTGTTATTATTCTGTGTGGGATTTATGCCTGTCATTATTGGGATGTTGGGGAATTATTTCCATATAAAagactttattttttgaaattcccGCTTGACTGGATCTTCACTCGGCAATCTTAATCATTCTCTTCCATGGAATTcttataactttttttcataactttgttttctttttcttttctatatctATTGTACCACTaaccattttttatattttaagaagCTTTTACCAAGTATCAAATAAGGGAAGGTCATCCACTCCACATGTCAAATATCAATGGTTCTGCCCATGGGACTTCCTACCATGGCTTATGCAGAATATGATATATTCAAAAAGCTCCACTTTTTATATCAATTAACGGCTATAAAAGAAGTACAATTACCTGGGTTGAAGGATTGCCAGATGAAGCACTGCCTGAATTCCCACTAGAAAGGACGCCAGAATTTCCTCCCGATGTACCACCTCCATCTGCATCTAGTTCGTTTCCATTGCCCTGACCAAACTGAGACACATCCTTCGAATTTTTTTGGGACAAACCAGACTCATCACCGTAAGTTCCACTCCTTTCTCGTGCATCAGTCAGCTCAAGTTGGAGCTGTTGTATTGTATGCAGATGAATTCTTTCCATCTCTGCAAACTAACACCAAAAACCCAAAGACCaacaataatcaaaatatgatcTATCCTCTATGCTTAACACAGAAattaaaaactcaaaatcaTCAAAACACAGATATAAAACCACATTGTATTGCTTATAGCGCAGCTTGTATTATTCAACTCCACAAACCTCAAGTATTGCCCAAAATATACTGATAATTAACAAAAAGTCAAATGGGCAATCACAGATTCATTTAAGTCAATAAGAAAAAGCATAAAATACATACTTATGCCCACATGTATATTTACATACAAGACCTGTCCTTGACAATCTAAAGACGTTACATTTTAAACTGTTCCAAATACACCCAAAGTTCAGAAAATCCAAAAGGTGCAAAATAGAATCCAAAGCAAGCTAACCTGTCTTTGACAACCGAGCCACAGCTGGTTATATTGTTCAGTACGTTCACGCAGTTCAGCTTGTAATGAATGGGTTGTAGTTGACTGCAAGACATCCATCTCCTGAACATGAGCAATCCAGGCTTGGGTTTCTCTCAATTGTTCATCTTTATAAATAAGGGTTTCTTGAGCAACCCTATGCTGTATGATAGGATCATTATCAGGCAATGAACTTCCTAATTGCATAAGATCTTGATTTTCAATTATCACTTCAATGGAATAACCCAAGTAAAATGAACAAACCTGGTCTTGCAACTCAAAAATCtgcctctctttttcttgaaaatgctCTTGAAGGTCATGAATCTGTTTAATATGTTGGGCTCTTTCAGCCTCAGAGTGATCACGCTCTCTTCTACAAAAAGAAGCAAGGCATCAGAATTTGTTCAAAATGTCCAGATGACTTTCAAAATGGTGTGAAGTGGTACAGAGTTGCAAGATATCGAGACAGCCATTTAAACCATACTAAAGGCTTGAAGAAAAGGGGCTAGAGCATAAATATGGATGCTACACATAAATTCACACCTGAATGATGCTAGTTCTTTATCTTGTTCTCTGAAGCGGTCCTCTTGAGCCCACGCCTGCCCAGTCAATTTAAAGGAAGTAATTAAGAATTTATATAATACCTTACCCAAAGGAAGAAAGAACATATAAAAAACAATCAAGCACTCAACAAACCACTTCATTATCCAATTTAATTGCATGAAGCTCCCTATCTTTCTCTTCCATCTTCCTTTCCAACTCATGTATGGTCTTTTCCCTTTCACGCAGTTGCTCCTGCCCAAATAACCCAAATTTAGAACAGCGTGAGGATGGCCAATAGTAGCCTATTCATAAATCTGCTCCTAGAGATCAATGCCTGATTCAACATgtaatttcaacaaaaaaaaatacgtttCTTTGAAGCTCGAAATACTCCCCATATGGCTCTGCCCACAATCTGTTCATTCCTATCTTCTTATATAACTATATTGATGAATTTATGAATTGCTTAACATTATTTTCTacaactactttttttttttttttttaagtaagaaacttcattgaaatgaatgaaactaGGTGGAGCCCATGTagacaggaagtatacaagatgagacacctaattacattctagaaagctggaaaaaaaaaaaaaattcatgaacaTTCTCTCCCTTTactacaatagcagaaaaccacaGAAAAAGAGAAGATACAAAAAAATTCCAGATATCCCCCACAGCTCTTTCCCTATTGTTAAAACATCTGTCATTTCTTTTCTACAACTGCTTATAACAAGAAAAGCTCCTTTTATCAAGCGGTGCTCCAAAAACACTTCTATTATAAACCTATTATGATATAAATTGAACTACAACATCAAACCTGAAGCTTGGCAGCAGAAATAGCATGCTCTTTCATCTGAGCATCAAAGTTGCTTTGCATTCCCATCATCTCAGATCTTGCAACTATTTGAGCTCTAAGTTCAATCTCCGCCCGTTGCAATTCCTCTCTTTGCCTAGCAAAATTATGAAGTCTATGCAGCAAAAGTTCATCATCTAAGCTACCGTTCACTGTGATTGAACAGAAGTCAACATCAAGTGGCTCTCGTCCCTGCTGCACCTTGATAGAACACCAAAACATCTTCATTTAAAATAACTCCTTATCATTAAAGGTATTTCCACTAATCAGAATCATTACCTCATATATAGTTCTCTCATCTGTCTGTGCCAATTTCGATTGTTCCAACTCCTAGGCATCAGAAAAATGCCTcattaataaacaaaatttcaaatacaaaactagctaaaagaataaataaataaaaaccaaatctCAAACCTTCATGTCAAAATGCAATCCCTACAGTTCAATTTGACTACTAGATGGTGTAGGAACTGGGACAAGATAGATAGATTTCACATCTCTgactatttcattattttttacccAGGTAAACTGAAGGGATATGTTTTCTTTATCTGTTTGTCCATTTTCCAAGATTATATAGATATAGGCAAACACATTGTTGTTTTATTTCCcaagaatttattttaaaaggacTCGAGTCAACTAAAtgaaaatccaaaaatttttcttttaagctcGGTGACCGAGGTGCCTCCTAAATGACAAAGAAAACACAAAGttccccattttttttcttttcctacgTTACCTCAAGACCATTTTCCTAAGACTCTACTCTTCCTTTTTCCCATTaataaacaaaattacagaTACAAAACTAgctataagaataaataaataaaaaccaaatctCAAACCTTCATGTCAAAATACAATCCCTACAGTTCAATTTGACTACTAGATGGTGTAGGAACTGGGACAAGATAGATAGATTTCACATCTCTgactatttcattattttttacccAGGTAAACTGAAGGGATATGTTTTCTTTATCTGTTTGTCCATTTTCCAAGATTATATAGATATAGGCAAACACATTGTTGTTTTATTTCCcaagaatttattttaaaaggacTCGAGTCAACTAAAtgaaaatccaaaaatttttcttttaacctCGGTGACCGAGGTGCCTCCTAAATGACAAAGAAAACACAAAGTtccccatttttttctttttcctacgTTACCTCAAGACCATTTTCCTAAGACTCTACTCTTCCTTTTTCCCATGTTCCCCGAAGTTTTAATAATTATAGTCCAGAATAGAACTTTTCCAATTAATGCACCATCTAACAACGATATTCCATTAGATAAAAGAAaacatgtattttaattagatgaaaCCAAACTACTAGATCCCTGAAGCTTTCAAGCTTTCACCTAACAAAAGTCTTATATAATGAGTAACAATAAAATCATGAGATAAAATGACAATTATATGTATTatacgtattatatatatatatatgaggaaCCCAAAGACCTTACAAATCCAACATGTCTTCTACCCAATTAAATCTCAGACCCATCTAATGCACCCAAATCACTCAAATCAGGTAAGTCTTATCTTTTCACTGATGGGGCGTGGCCCTAGAAATTATTTGCACCCAAGagtttgaaccttagacctagggaCCATACCTCAAACACTAAAGactcttaccacttgagcccaactaacattataataaaaatcaagCACAGAAACGTTACGCTGCTCATGCTGAAGCAGAAAAACTAATAGTAAAAGCTGAAACCCAGAAATTTTTCTCTTTCGTCTCTTTGCCCCATTCCCTCCTCCACCAAACCAATATTTCCATTACAGCGGAATTGtgatagagatttttttttagttaagaaaaattttattaccaAGCATACGCACAGCCCAagtaggaagtatacaaaggaaatacctactacacACTGGAAAGCAGGAAACTAAGATAGAAATAGATCAGTAcactagaatttttttttatagagatATTTTAACTAGCACGCACAATGTTTTTTCGCTATTAACCCACACAAAATCATCGAACTTCCCATGTTTGGCAGCAAAGAAAACCACTGGAAGTAAATTTAGCATGTAGAGAAACACGGGTAgctaacaataaataaataaaaagaacccATAAACCCTCAATGGAGCTGCTGAGAGAATTGATTTGTTTCTAGTATCGCAAGCAAAGGTGTCAGGTCCTCTAAGCCATAATCATAACGACTAACGACTAAATTCGAATTTaagtttctttttccttttcccaaaATTTCTCAGAAACCAAACAAGCCCCAATGCCACAATCTTCTTTAACGAGAGCAGTACCTCATCCCCAGCGTTGCGATGTTCCGAAACGGCGCTCCACTCTTTGCGGGATGAAGGAGACGACGATGGTGGCTGCAGCGAGAGAGAACCACCATGCGTGGTAGCGGAGGCGGCGACCAAGGCCGGGACCTCCATTGAAATCAAAAGTTCCGACACCGCCCCAACtcgctctccctctctcactctctctctctctttctcccactACTTTCTCTGTCGCGCACTCAGAGAGAAATTCCTAGGTTTTGACaggaaccaaaaaaaaaccctagaatTTGAGAACTTAACGATGGAGGAGATGAAGCAATAGTAAAATGGAACTGAAATCGAAACTACAGAGAGGGTGGTGCAGATTTTGGGTGGCAGAGATTGGGAGGGTTTTGGGAATGGAGGATTTGAAAGGGGTGGGAGTGTAATTAGCGAAGAGTGCGACGACAGAGAGGTGATTGGGTGTGAAAACTTTCCACCCGACGGAGGCTCCCGCCATATACAGGCAAACTTCGTATCTAAGTCTCACGCATTTTGCACCCACTAATCACACTATTATCTAGTTACGAGAAGTTAAACATATTTGTCAATGAGTTTTGCTTACGTATAACTATAGTCGCATATTAATCTctgtatcaatattaatttatttatatttaaaatttaaattaacattatttttaataaaatctactttttaaccaatcacatcacattagtacacaaattaatacataattatgcttgcaactatattttttctttgtcaaTTTAAGGTTGTGCAAAATATAGCTAGAGTCAAacggtgaattttttttttttttttaccgtgGCTTCCTTTGTTTTTAcaatatttcttaatttatcttatctcattttatttaattattatgatttttttaaatttttacataaaattaaaaaaatcaatttttttaaattttaaaataaatataatattaaaaaatatattataataatattttattttatttttaacttttatcttaactcaactcatctcattttatctcgtATGTGAAAAGAAGTGAGGCTAACACCACTTATGACTTTCCAACATCAttaattaataacatgtaatagaatatataattattttatatggtaataatatataactaaatataCTAGCACTAAGGATGGTGACCATTAATAAATAATCATCATGTACTATTATTTACTTAtaatgtatatagtagtctagtAGGTGTACTAAGTAGATTAATATTAGATGTATGCTatgtaatttatattaaaagtaTACTATTATTTTATGCATAGTTATATCATAATCAAagattacaaattttaaaagttaaaacatatatttataaaattcaataatatttctaagttctcaatccaattattaaaaagaataatcGCTCATCTTCATCAAAAAAAGAAGAGTAGGGATTTGATTTCGGACCTCGAgaaaaggcaattaaaaaaattaagaaaatagtttttagataTGAGAGTTAGagtaaaaattatcaaaaagtCAGGATTAATTTTAGTCAGTACACTGAAAATCGGCCGATATTGATCGAAACACACTGAAATAACTAGTATTTGATCAGTACAAAATATCTACCTTTCTCGTGTCGGTTACTATTTCATCACGATAAATACTGGCCAGTACAGCACGGTATTCAAAACCTTGATCATGATATTTAATTgtttatactataactaattTATAGTTCCACAACATGTTCCAGTTACGGCATATACTCATAAACTATTAACTGGATTCGTACATTTGTCATTATCTAATTTCAAGTATCATGGATTCTATCATTATAGCTTATAAGCCTAATACTATATTCATATTATAATCGTGATATAACTATTAACTTAATATTTTACTCGTATTGATactaggatatatatatatatatatatatcatatagtacatttatgtctatatattatttcatggtataaaaatattatcgttaga from Carya illinoinensis cultivar Pawnee chromosome 6, C.illinoinensisPawnee_v1, whole genome shotgun sequence includes:
- the LOC122313323 gene encoding uncharacterized protein LOC122313323 isoform X2, with protein sequence MEVPALVAASATTHGGSLSLQPPSSSPSSRKEWSAVSEHRNAGDEELEQSKLAQTDERTIYEQGREPLDVDFCSITVNGSLDDELLLHRLHNFARQREELQRAEIELRAQIVARSEMMGMQSNFDAQMKEHAISAAKLQEQLREREKTIHELERKMEEKDRELHAIKLDNEVAWAQEDRFREQDKELASFRRERDHSEAERAQHIKQIHDLQEHFQEKERQIFELQDQHRVAQETLIYKDEQLRETQAWIAHVQEMDVLQSTTTHSLQAELRERTEQYNQLWLGCQRQFAEMERIHLHTIQQLQLELTDARERSGTYGDESGLSQKNSKDVSQFGQGNGNELDADGGGTSGGNSGVLSSGNSGSASSGNPSTQAEYISSVPLAPPSLLGMPTYLQPGQVTALHPSYVMHQQGVPHSLPLHVPSSHVGQFHSIPAMGSLQQWQNQQAVSEGLQIATHNELPPSQTDQSMVRSDANYSYEMPVNGQALRQDYLDVHIGHGPNPDSEVLSSSGEAQALESSDGGYVAAPKPEQSLHQISSQSHDAVRLDSLDQNSENKEQNLLTSTNHGLEGQSTAEGPSSVTNPSVSDNSIHSVNLSETTVNSASAALPESFVSTGQSNILTAGKASEPALLDERSLLACIVRTIPAGGQVRISSTLPNRLGKMLAPLHWHDYKKKYGKLDDFVFGHPELFMIEGDYIQLREGAQEMIAAEAAVAKVAAAAAASSPYSSILPSMAVTPVAQPHRLRKVPSMEYKNLKTDKTAFKEYASISPNSTDEPSQLTLTQNQQSNGVGFGLSRGLLNMQILSKPKDPQEMNGPENRAVQSTFVTVGNGANVSNRSSLNGTQRAGPANGRANLNFVGKQQGRMTGAVFSSRR
- the LOC122313323 gene encoding uncharacterized protein LOC122313323 isoform X3 encodes the protein MEVPALVAASATTHGGSLSLQPPSSSPSSRKEWSAVSEHRNAGDEELEQSKLAQTDERTIYEGREPLDVDFCSITVNGSLDDELLLHRLHNFARQREELQRAEIELRAQIVARSEMMGMQSNFDAQMKEHAISAAKLQEQLREREKTIHELERKMEEKDRELHAIKLDNEVAWAQEDRFREQDKELASFRRERDHSEAERAQHIKQIHDLQEHFQEKERQIFELQDQHRVAQETLIYKDEQLRETQAWIAHVQEMDVLQSTTTHSLQAELRERTEQYNQLWLGCQRQFAEMERIHLHTIQQLQLELTDARERSGTYGDESGLSQKNSKDVSQFGQGNGNELDADGGGTSGGNSGVLSSGNSGSASSGNPSTQAEYISSVPLAPPSLLGMPTYLQPGQVTALHPSYVMHQQGVPHSLPLHVPSSHVGQFHSIPAMGSLQQWQNQQAVSEGLQIATHNELPPSQTDQSMVRSDANYSYEMPVNGQALRQDYLDVHIGHGPNPDSEVLSSSGEAQALESSDGGYVAAPKPEQSLHQISSQSHDAVRLDSLDQNSENKEQNLLTSTNHGLEGQSTAEGPSSVTNPSVSDNSIHSVNLSETTVNSASAALPESFVSTGQSNILTAGKASEPALLDERSLLACIVRTIPAGGQVRISSTLPNRLGKMLAPLHWHDYKKKYGKLDDFVFGHPELFMIEGDYIQLREGAQEMIAAEAAVAKVAAAAAASSPYSSILPSMAVTPVAQPHRLRKVPSMEYKNLKTDKTAFKEYASISPNSTDEPSQLTLTQNQQSNGVGFGLSRGLLNMQILSKPKDPQEMNGPENRAVQSTFVTVGNGANVSNRSSLNGTQRAGPANGRANLNFVGKQQGRMTGAVFSSRR
- the LOC122313323 gene encoding uncharacterized protein LOC122313323 isoform X1, translated to MEVPALVAASATTHGGSLSLQPPSSSPSSRKEWSAVSEHRNAGDEELEQSKLAQTDERTIYEVQQGREPLDVDFCSITVNGSLDDELLLHRLHNFARQREELQRAEIELRAQIVARSEMMGMQSNFDAQMKEHAISAAKLQEQLREREKTIHELERKMEEKDRELHAIKLDNEVAWAQEDRFREQDKELASFRRERDHSEAERAQHIKQIHDLQEHFQEKERQIFELQDQHRVAQETLIYKDEQLRETQAWIAHVQEMDVLQSTTTHSLQAELRERTEQYNQLWLGCQRQFAEMERIHLHTIQQLQLELTDARERSGTYGDESGLSQKNSKDVSQFGQGNGNELDADGGGTSGGNSGVLSSGNSGSASSGNPSTQAEYISSVPLAPPSLLGMPTYLQPGQVTALHPSYVMHQQGVPHSLPLHVPSSHVGQFHSIPAMGSLQQWQNQQAVSEGLQIATHNELPPSQTDQSMVRSDANYSYEMPVNGQALRQDYLDVHIGHGPNPDSEVLSSSGEAQALESSDGGYVAAPKPEQSLHQISSQSHDAVRLDSLDQNSENKEQNLLTSTNHGLEGQSTAEGPSSVTNPSVSDNSIHSVNLSETTVNSASAALPESFVSTGQSNILTAGKASEPALLDERSLLACIVRTIPAGGQVRISSTLPNRLGKMLAPLHWHDYKKKYGKLDDFVFGHPELFMIEGDYIQLREGAQEMIAAEAAVAKVAAAAAASSPYSSILPSMAVTPVAQPHRLRKVPSMEYKNLKTDKTAFKEYASISPNSTDEPSQLTLTQNQQSNGVGFGLSRGLLNMQILSKPKDPQEMNGPENRAVQSTFVTVGNGANVSNRSSLNGTQRAGPANGRANLNFVGKQQGRMTGAVFSSRR